CTCCGTTCCCGCGTTCACCGTGAACATCCGCTGCGGTTCCGGCCTGCGCGCCATCATGCTGGCGGCCGACCGCATCCGCCTCGGCGACGCCAAAGTCATCGTCGCCGGCGGCATGGAGAGCGCCTCGAACGTCCCCTACCTTTTGCCCAAGGCGCGCTGGGGCTATCGCATGGGCGAACAGAAAGTCCTCGACGCCCTGCACAAAGACGGCTTCTTCTGCCCCGTCGCTCAGCACCTGATGGGAGAACTCTGCGAAGAAATCGCCGCCGAGTACGAAATCTCGCGCCGGGAACAGGACGAGTTCGCGCTCGCCTCTCATCAAAAGGCCGCCGCCGCGACGGCAGCCGGGCTTTTCAAGAACGAGATCGTCCCCGTCGCCGTCAAGGACAAAAAGATGGGCGAGATCGTCTGCGACACCGACGAGATCTTCCGCACCGATACCTCGCTGGAGAAACTCGCCAAACTCCCTCCCATCTACAAAAAAGACGGCGGCACCATCACCGCCGGCAGCAGTTCGGCCCTGTGCGACAACGGCGCGATCGTCATCGTTGCCGACCGCGAATGGGCGAAAGAACGCGGGCTCAAGCCGCTGGCCGAGATCCTTGGCTACAGCGCCGCAGCGCTCGACGCCGAGCGTTTCCCGCTTGGCCCCGTCGTCGCCATGCCCAAGGCGCTGTCCAAAGCCGGACTGAAACTGAGCGACATGGAACTGATCGAGATCAACGAAGCGTTCGCGGCTCAGGTCATCGCCTGTCACCGCGAAATGCCGTTCGACATGGAAAAGCTGAACGTCCACGGCGGCGCGATCGCCCTCGGTCACCCCATCGGCGCGACCGGCGCCAAGATCGCGACCACGCTGATCAACGCGCTCGGTCAGCGGGGCAAGGAGCTCGGCATCG
This sequence is a window from Pyramidobacter sp. YE332. Protein-coding genes within it:
- a CDS encoding thiolase family protein, with translation MSNPVIISAARTAGGKFGGTLSKLSGPELGAVALKAAVQRAGVKGEDVDEVILGTGWQAGVGANPARIAMYGAGIPSSVPAFTVNIRCGSGLRAIMLAADRIRLGDAKVIVAGGMESASNVPYLLPKARWGYRMGEQKVLDALHKDGFFCPVAQHLMGELCEEIAAEYEISRREQDEFALASHQKAAAATAAGLFKNEIVPVAVKDKKMGEIVCDTDEIFRTDTSLEKLAKLPPIYKKDGGTITAGSSSALCDNGAIVIVADREWAKERGLKPLAEILGYSAAALDAERFPLGPVVAMPKALSKAGLKLSDMELIEINEAFAAQVIACHREMPFDMEKLNVHGGAIALGHPIGATGAKIATTLINALGQRGKELGIASACIGGGQGVAMVVRKL